In the Oncorhynchus nerka isolate Pitt River linkage group LG2, Oner_Uvic_2.0, whole genome shotgun sequence genome, one interval contains:
- the LOC115139620 gene encoding AMP deaminase 2-like isoform X1, with protein MSFSSSNEGQGKPKPKSPLHKRGSLQSTTSPDLRGVAGQAKTLKPQRSLPGTPVTNPLKHFPIDLRTSMDGKYKEIAEELFTRSLTESEMRTAPYEFPEDSPIEQLEERRQRLERQISQDIKLEPEILLRAKQEFMKIDSDADLELMNQEGGVDRTDDGWMKERVLPMEREYQRVSISGEEKCGVPFTDLVDAAKCVVKALFIREKYIALSMQNFCKTTARELGELGEKPLDLRIYEEIPETPVDADAPVHPPVSETHPYENQVTKNMPADTEYSCKMVDGVMHVYTKKSPMEKSTELDLPYPDLKEYIADMNVMMALIINGPVKSFCYRRLQYLSSKFQMHILLNEMKELAAQKQVPHRDFYNIRKVDTHIHASSCMNQKHLLRFIKRAMKKYPGEIVHMEHGRGQTLMEVFENMNLTAFDLSVDTLDMHADRNTFHRFDKFNAKYNPIGESILREIFIKTDNHIEGKYFGHMIKEVMADLEESKYQNVELRLSIYGRSRDEWDKLAQWAVKHQVYSDNVRWLIQVPRLFDVYRTKKQLANFQEMMENIFMPLFEVTINPRSHPELHLFLQHVVGFDSVDDESKPEHHIFNMDSPLPADWTEEDNPPYSYYLYYTYANMTVLNHLRRRHGFHTLVLRPHCGEAGPVHHLVSGFILSENISHGLLLRKAPVLQYLYYLAQIGIAMSPLSNNSLFLSYHRNPLPEYLARGLMISLSTDDPLQFHFTKEPLMEEYSIATQVWKLSSCDMCELARNSVLMSGFSHKAKSYWLGPKYSKEGPESNDIRRTNVPDIRVAYRSETLLEELNLITHAVHTKELDNIDEEDTLSMAPVGAEGH; from the exons ATCTGCGTGGTGTAGCAGGGCAGGCCAAGACCCTGAAGCCTCAGCGCTCCCTCCCTGGGACGCCCGTCACTAACCCACTCAAACACTTCCCCATCGACCTGCGTACATCCATGGACGGAAAGTACAAGGAGATTGCAGAG GAGCTGTTCACTCGCAGCCTGACGGAGAGTGAGATGCGCACCGCTCCTTATGAGTTCCCTGAGGACAGCCCCATCGAGCAGCTGGAGGAGAGACGCCAACGCCTGGAGAGGCAGATCAGCCAGGACATCAA GCTTGAGCCAGAGATCCTGCTCCGCGCCAAGCAGGAGTTCATGAAAATCGACAGTGATGCCGACCTGGA gtTGATGAATCAGGAGGGTGGTGTGGACAGGACCGATGATGGCTGGATGAAGGAGAGAGTATTACCAATGGAGCGAGAGTACCAGCGTGTGTCAATATCAGGGGAGGAGAAGTGTGGG GTGCCCTTCACAGACCTGGTGGATGCAGCTAAGTGTGTGGTGAAGGCCCTGTTCATCAGGGAGAAGTACATCGCTCTGTCCATGCAGAACTTCTGTAAGACCACTGCCCGTGAGCTGGGGGAGCTGGGAGAGAAACCCTTGGACCTACGCATCTATGAGGAGATCCCTGAGACCCCCGTTGATGCag ATGCTCCAGTCCACCCCCCTGTCTCAGAGACTCACCCCTATGAAAACCAGGTCACCAAGAACATGCCTGCAGACACAGAGTACAGCTGTAAGATGGTGGATGGGGTCATGCATGTCTACACCAAGAAGAGCCCCATGGAGaa GAGTACAGAGTTGGACCTGCCCTACCCAGACCTGAAGGAGTACATCGCTGACATGAATGTCATGATGGCTCTCATCATCAACGGACCAGT GAAGTCGTTCTGCTACCGCCGGCTGCAGTACCTCAGTTCTAAGTTCCAGATGCACATTCTGCTGAACGAGATGAAGGAGTTGGCAGCCCAGAAGCAGGTTCCTCACCGCGACTTTTACAACATTCGCAAG gtgGACACCCACATCCACGCTTCATCCTGTATGAACCAGAAGCACCTTCTGCGCTTTATCAAGCGGGCCATGAAGAAGTACCCTGGAGAGATAGTCCACATGGAGCACGGGCGGGGACAGACCCTCATGGAGGTATTTGAGAACATGAACCTGACCGCCTTCGACCTGAGTGTGGACACACTGGACATGCACgcg GACCGCAACACGTTCCATCGCTTCGACAAGTTCAACGCCAAATACAACCCCATCGGAGAATCCATCCTGAGAGAGATCTTCATCAAGACAGACAACCACATCGAGGGCAAATACTTTGGCCACATGATCAAG GAGGTGATGGCTGACCTAGAGGAGAGTAAGTACCAGAACGTGGAGCTGCGTCTGTCCATCTACGGCCGCTCCCGGGACGAGTGGGACAAGCTGGCCCAGTGGGCCGTCAAACACCAAGTCTACTCTGACAACGTGCGCTGGCTCATCCAAGTGCCCCGCCTCTT TGATGTGTACCGAACCAAGAAGCAGCTGGCTAACTTCCAGGAGATGATGGAGAACATCTTTATGCCTCTGTTTGAGGTCACCATCAACCCCCGCAGCCACCCTGAGCTGCACCTCTTCCTGCAGCAC GTGGTGGGCTTTGACAGCGTGGATGACGAGTCCAAGCCGGAGCACCACATCTTCAACATGGACAGCCCCCTGCCAGCCGACTggacagaggaggacaaccctCCCTACtcctactacctctactacaccTACGCCAACATGACCGTGCTCAACCATCTGCGCAG GAGGCATGGTTTCCACACGTTGGTGCTGCGCCCTCATTGCGGGGAGGCGGGGCCTGTCCACCACCTGGTGTCTGGTTTCATTCTGTCAGAGAACATCTCCCATGGGCTGCTGCTCAGGAAG GCCCCAGTGCTGCAGTACCTCTACTACCTGGCTCAGATTGGCATCGCCATGTCCCCCCTGAGCAACAACAGCCTGTTCCTCAGCTACCACCGCAACCCCCTGCCTGAATATCTGGCCAGAGGCCTCATGATCTCTCTGTCCACTGACGACCCCCTACAGTTCCACTTCACCAAG GAGCCCCTGATGGAGGAGTACAGCATCGCCACACAGGTGTGGAAGCTGAGCTCCTGTGACATGTGTGAGCTGGCCAGGAACAGTGTCCTCATGAGTGGCTTCTCCCACAAG GCAAAGAGCTACTGGCTGGGGCCCAAATACAGCAAGGAGGGCCCTGAGAGCAACGACATCCGTCGCACCAACGTCCCGGACATCCGCGTGGCATACCGCAGTGAGACCCTGCTGGAGGAGCTCAACCTCATCACCCACGCTGTGCACACCAAGGAGCTGGACAACATCGACGAGGAAGACACCCTCTCCATGGCCCCCGTTGGGGCAGAAGGACACTAA
- the LOC115139620 gene encoding AMP deaminase 2-like isoform X2, whose translation MSFSSSNEGQGKPKPKSPLHKRGSLQSTTSPDLRGVAGQAKTLKPQRSLPGTPVTNPLKHFPIDLRTSMDGKYKEIAEELFTRSLTESEMRTAPYEFPEDSPIEQLEERRQRLERQISQDIKLMNQEGGVDRTDDGWMKERVLPMEREYQRVSISGEEKCGVPFTDLVDAAKCVVKALFIREKYIALSMQNFCKTTARELGELGEKPLDLRIYEEIPETPVDADAPVHPPVSETHPYENQVTKNMPADTEYSCKMVDGVMHVYTKKSPMEKSTELDLPYPDLKEYIADMNVMMALIINGPVKSFCYRRLQYLSSKFQMHILLNEMKELAAQKQVPHRDFYNIRKVDTHIHASSCMNQKHLLRFIKRAMKKYPGEIVHMEHGRGQTLMEVFENMNLTAFDLSVDTLDMHADRNTFHRFDKFNAKYNPIGESILREIFIKTDNHIEGKYFGHMIKEVMADLEESKYQNVELRLSIYGRSRDEWDKLAQWAVKHQVYSDNVRWLIQVPRLFDVYRTKKQLANFQEMMENIFMPLFEVTINPRSHPELHLFLQHVVGFDSVDDESKPEHHIFNMDSPLPADWTEEDNPPYSYYLYYTYANMTVLNHLRRRHGFHTLVLRPHCGEAGPVHHLVSGFILSENISHGLLLRKAPVLQYLYYLAQIGIAMSPLSNNSLFLSYHRNPLPEYLARGLMISLSTDDPLQFHFTKEPLMEEYSIATQVWKLSSCDMCELARNSVLMSGFSHKAKSYWLGPKYSKEGPESNDIRRTNVPDIRVAYRSETLLEELNLITHAVHTKELDNIDEEDTLSMAPVGAEGH comes from the exons ATCTGCGTGGTGTAGCAGGGCAGGCCAAGACCCTGAAGCCTCAGCGCTCCCTCCCTGGGACGCCCGTCACTAACCCACTCAAACACTTCCCCATCGACCTGCGTACATCCATGGACGGAAAGTACAAGGAGATTGCAGAG GAGCTGTTCACTCGCAGCCTGACGGAGAGTGAGATGCGCACCGCTCCTTATGAGTTCCCTGAGGACAGCCCCATCGAGCAGCTGGAGGAGAGACGCCAACGCCTGGAGAGGCAGATCAGCCAGGACATCAA gtTGATGAATCAGGAGGGTGGTGTGGACAGGACCGATGATGGCTGGATGAAGGAGAGAGTATTACCAATGGAGCGAGAGTACCAGCGTGTGTCAATATCAGGGGAGGAGAAGTGTGGG GTGCCCTTCACAGACCTGGTGGATGCAGCTAAGTGTGTGGTGAAGGCCCTGTTCATCAGGGAGAAGTACATCGCTCTGTCCATGCAGAACTTCTGTAAGACCACTGCCCGTGAGCTGGGGGAGCTGGGAGAGAAACCCTTGGACCTACGCATCTATGAGGAGATCCCTGAGACCCCCGTTGATGCag ATGCTCCAGTCCACCCCCCTGTCTCAGAGACTCACCCCTATGAAAACCAGGTCACCAAGAACATGCCTGCAGACACAGAGTACAGCTGTAAGATGGTGGATGGGGTCATGCATGTCTACACCAAGAAGAGCCCCATGGAGaa GAGTACAGAGTTGGACCTGCCCTACCCAGACCTGAAGGAGTACATCGCTGACATGAATGTCATGATGGCTCTCATCATCAACGGACCAGT GAAGTCGTTCTGCTACCGCCGGCTGCAGTACCTCAGTTCTAAGTTCCAGATGCACATTCTGCTGAACGAGATGAAGGAGTTGGCAGCCCAGAAGCAGGTTCCTCACCGCGACTTTTACAACATTCGCAAG gtgGACACCCACATCCACGCTTCATCCTGTATGAACCAGAAGCACCTTCTGCGCTTTATCAAGCGGGCCATGAAGAAGTACCCTGGAGAGATAGTCCACATGGAGCACGGGCGGGGACAGACCCTCATGGAGGTATTTGAGAACATGAACCTGACCGCCTTCGACCTGAGTGTGGACACACTGGACATGCACgcg GACCGCAACACGTTCCATCGCTTCGACAAGTTCAACGCCAAATACAACCCCATCGGAGAATCCATCCTGAGAGAGATCTTCATCAAGACAGACAACCACATCGAGGGCAAATACTTTGGCCACATGATCAAG GAGGTGATGGCTGACCTAGAGGAGAGTAAGTACCAGAACGTGGAGCTGCGTCTGTCCATCTACGGCCGCTCCCGGGACGAGTGGGACAAGCTGGCCCAGTGGGCCGTCAAACACCAAGTCTACTCTGACAACGTGCGCTGGCTCATCCAAGTGCCCCGCCTCTT TGATGTGTACCGAACCAAGAAGCAGCTGGCTAACTTCCAGGAGATGATGGAGAACATCTTTATGCCTCTGTTTGAGGTCACCATCAACCCCCGCAGCCACCCTGAGCTGCACCTCTTCCTGCAGCAC GTGGTGGGCTTTGACAGCGTGGATGACGAGTCCAAGCCGGAGCACCACATCTTCAACATGGACAGCCCCCTGCCAGCCGACTggacagaggaggacaaccctCCCTACtcctactacctctactacaccTACGCCAACATGACCGTGCTCAACCATCTGCGCAG GAGGCATGGTTTCCACACGTTGGTGCTGCGCCCTCATTGCGGGGAGGCGGGGCCTGTCCACCACCTGGTGTCTGGTTTCATTCTGTCAGAGAACATCTCCCATGGGCTGCTGCTCAGGAAG GCCCCAGTGCTGCAGTACCTCTACTACCTGGCTCAGATTGGCATCGCCATGTCCCCCCTGAGCAACAACAGCCTGTTCCTCAGCTACCACCGCAACCCCCTGCCTGAATATCTGGCCAGAGGCCTCATGATCTCTCTGTCCACTGACGACCCCCTACAGTTCCACTTCACCAAG GAGCCCCTGATGGAGGAGTACAGCATCGCCACACAGGTGTGGAAGCTGAGCTCCTGTGACATGTGTGAGCTGGCCAGGAACAGTGTCCTCATGAGTGGCTTCTCCCACAAG GCAAAGAGCTACTGGCTGGGGCCCAAATACAGCAAGGAGGGCCCTGAGAGCAACGACATCCGTCGCACCAACGTCCCGGACATCCGCGTGGCATACCGCAGTGAGACCCTGCTGGAGGAGCTCAACCTCATCACCCACGCTGTGCACACCAAGGAGCTGGACAACATCGACGAGGAAGACACCCTCTCCATGGCCCCCGTTGGGGCAGAAGGACACTAA
- the LOC115139620 gene encoding AMP deaminase 2-like isoform X3: MAGDLRGVAGQAKTLKPQRSLPGTPVTNPLKHFPIDLRTSMDGKYKEIAEELFTRSLTESEMRTAPYEFPEDSPIEQLEERRQRLERQISQDIKLEPEILLRAKQEFMKIDSDADLELMNQEGGVDRTDDGWMKERVLPMEREYQRVSISGEEKCGVPFTDLVDAAKCVVKALFIREKYIALSMQNFCKTTARELGELGEKPLDLRIYEEIPETPVDADAPVHPPVSETHPYENQVTKNMPADTEYSCKMVDGVMHVYTKKSPMEKSTELDLPYPDLKEYIADMNVMMALIINGPVKSFCYRRLQYLSSKFQMHILLNEMKELAAQKQVPHRDFYNIRKVDTHIHASSCMNQKHLLRFIKRAMKKYPGEIVHMEHGRGQTLMEVFENMNLTAFDLSVDTLDMHADRNTFHRFDKFNAKYNPIGESILREIFIKTDNHIEGKYFGHMIKEVMADLEESKYQNVELRLSIYGRSRDEWDKLAQWAVKHQVYSDNVRWLIQVPRLFDVYRTKKQLANFQEMMENIFMPLFEVTINPRSHPELHLFLQHVVGFDSVDDESKPEHHIFNMDSPLPADWTEEDNPPYSYYLYYTYANMTVLNHLRRRHGFHTLVLRPHCGEAGPVHHLVSGFILSENISHGLLLRKAPVLQYLYYLAQIGIAMSPLSNNSLFLSYHRNPLPEYLARGLMISLSTDDPLQFHFTKEPLMEEYSIATQVWKLSSCDMCELARNSVLMSGFSHKAKSYWLGPKYSKEGPESNDIRRTNVPDIRVAYRSETLLEELNLITHAVHTKELDNIDEEDTLSMAPVGAEGH; encoded by the exons ATCTGCGTGGTGTAGCAGGGCAGGCCAAGACCCTGAAGCCTCAGCGCTCCCTCCCTGGGACGCCCGTCACTAACCCACTCAAACACTTCCCCATCGACCTGCGTACATCCATGGACGGAAAGTACAAGGAGATTGCAGAG GAGCTGTTCACTCGCAGCCTGACGGAGAGTGAGATGCGCACCGCTCCTTATGAGTTCCCTGAGGACAGCCCCATCGAGCAGCTGGAGGAGAGACGCCAACGCCTGGAGAGGCAGATCAGCCAGGACATCAA GCTTGAGCCAGAGATCCTGCTCCGCGCCAAGCAGGAGTTCATGAAAATCGACAGTGATGCCGACCTGGA gtTGATGAATCAGGAGGGTGGTGTGGACAGGACCGATGATGGCTGGATGAAGGAGAGAGTATTACCAATGGAGCGAGAGTACCAGCGTGTGTCAATATCAGGGGAGGAGAAGTGTGGG GTGCCCTTCACAGACCTGGTGGATGCAGCTAAGTGTGTGGTGAAGGCCCTGTTCATCAGGGAGAAGTACATCGCTCTGTCCATGCAGAACTTCTGTAAGACCACTGCCCGTGAGCTGGGGGAGCTGGGAGAGAAACCCTTGGACCTACGCATCTATGAGGAGATCCCTGAGACCCCCGTTGATGCag ATGCTCCAGTCCACCCCCCTGTCTCAGAGACTCACCCCTATGAAAACCAGGTCACCAAGAACATGCCTGCAGACACAGAGTACAGCTGTAAGATGGTGGATGGGGTCATGCATGTCTACACCAAGAAGAGCCCCATGGAGaa GAGTACAGAGTTGGACCTGCCCTACCCAGACCTGAAGGAGTACATCGCTGACATGAATGTCATGATGGCTCTCATCATCAACGGACCAGT GAAGTCGTTCTGCTACCGCCGGCTGCAGTACCTCAGTTCTAAGTTCCAGATGCACATTCTGCTGAACGAGATGAAGGAGTTGGCAGCCCAGAAGCAGGTTCCTCACCGCGACTTTTACAACATTCGCAAG gtgGACACCCACATCCACGCTTCATCCTGTATGAACCAGAAGCACCTTCTGCGCTTTATCAAGCGGGCCATGAAGAAGTACCCTGGAGAGATAGTCCACATGGAGCACGGGCGGGGACAGACCCTCATGGAGGTATTTGAGAACATGAACCTGACCGCCTTCGACCTGAGTGTGGACACACTGGACATGCACgcg GACCGCAACACGTTCCATCGCTTCGACAAGTTCAACGCCAAATACAACCCCATCGGAGAATCCATCCTGAGAGAGATCTTCATCAAGACAGACAACCACATCGAGGGCAAATACTTTGGCCACATGATCAAG GAGGTGATGGCTGACCTAGAGGAGAGTAAGTACCAGAACGTGGAGCTGCGTCTGTCCATCTACGGCCGCTCCCGGGACGAGTGGGACAAGCTGGCCCAGTGGGCCGTCAAACACCAAGTCTACTCTGACAACGTGCGCTGGCTCATCCAAGTGCCCCGCCTCTT TGATGTGTACCGAACCAAGAAGCAGCTGGCTAACTTCCAGGAGATGATGGAGAACATCTTTATGCCTCTGTTTGAGGTCACCATCAACCCCCGCAGCCACCCTGAGCTGCACCTCTTCCTGCAGCAC GTGGTGGGCTTTGACAGCGTGGATGACGAGTCCAAGCCGGAGCACCACATCTTCAACATGGACAGCCCCCTGCCAGCCGACTggacagaggaggacaaccctCCCTACtcctactacctctactacaccTACGCCAACATGACCGTGCTCAACCATCTGCGCAG GAGGCATGGTTTCCACACGTTGGTGCTGCGCCCTCATTGCGGGGAGGCGGGGCCTGTCCACCACCTGGTGTCTGGTTTCATTCTGTCAGAGAACATCTCCCATGGGCTGCTGCTCAGGAAG GCCCCAGTGCTGCAGTACCTCTACTACCTGGCTCAGATTGGCATCGCCATGTCCCCCCTGAGCAACAACAGCCTGTTCCTCAGCTACCACCGCAACCCCCTGCCTGAATATCTGGCCAGAGGCCTCATGATCTCTCTGTCCACTGACGACCCCCTACAGTTCCACTTCACCAAG GAGCCCCTGATGGAGGAGTACAGCATCGCCACACAGGTGTGGAAGCTGAGCTCCTGTGACATGTGTGAGCTGGCCAGGAACAGTGTCCTCATGAGTGGCTTCTCCCACAAG GCAAAGAGCTACTGGCTGGGGCCCAAATACAGCAAGGAGGGCCCTGAGAGCAACGACATCCGTCGCACCAACGTCCCGGACATCCGCGTGGCATACCGCAGTGAGACCCTGCTGGAGGAGCTCAACCTCATCACCCACGCTGTGCACACCAAGGAGCTGGACAACATCGACGAGGAAGACACCCTCTCCATGGCCCCCGTTGGGGCAGAAGGACACTAA
- the LOC115139620 gene encoding AMP deaminase 2-like isoform X4, protein MDGKYKEIAEELFTRSLTESEMRTAPYEFPEDSPIEQLEERRQRLERQISQDIKLEPEILLRAKQEFMKIDSDADLELMNQEGGVDRTDDGWMKERVLPMEREYQRVSISGEEKCGVPFTDLVDAAKCVVKALFIREKYIALSMQNFCKTTARELGELGEKPLDLRIYEEIPETPVDADAPVHPPVSETHPYENQVTKNMPADTEYSCKMVDGVMHVYTKKSPMEKSTELDLPYPDLKEYIADMNVMMALIINGPVKSFCYRRLQYLSSKFQMHILLNEMKELAAQKQVPHRDFYNIRKVDTHIHASSCMNQKHLLRFIKRAMKKYPGEIVHMEHGRGQTLMEVFENMNLTAFDLSVDTLDMHADRNTFHRFDKFNAKYNPIGESILREIFIKTDNHIEGKYFGHMIKEVMADLEESKYQNVELRLSIYGRSRDEWDKLAQWAVKHQVYSDNVRWLIQVPRLFDVYRTKKQLANFQEMMENIFMPLFEVTINPRSHPELHLFLQHVVGFDSVDDESKPEHHIFNMDSPLPADWTEEDNPPYSYYLYYTYANMTVLNHLRRRHGFHTLVLRPHCGEAGPVHHLVSGFILSENISHGLLLRKAPVLQYLYYLAQIGIAMSPLSNNSLFLSYHRNPLPEYLARGLMISLSTDDPLQFHFTKEPLMEEYSIATQVWKLSSCDMCELARNSVLMSGFSHKAKSYWLGPKYSKEGPESNDIRRTNVPDIRVAYRSETLLEELNLITHAVHTKELDNIDEEDTLSMAPVGAEGH, encoded by the exons ATGGACGGAAAGTACAAGGAGATTGCAGAG GAGCTGTTCACTCGCAGCCTGACGGAGAGTGAGATGCGCACCGCTCCTTATGAGTTCCCTGAGGACAGCCCCATCGAGCAGCTGGAGGAGAGACGCCAACGCCTGGAGAGGCAGATCAGCCAGGACATCAA GCTTGAGCCAGAGATCCTGCTCCGCGCCAAGCAGGAGTTCATGAAAATCGACAGTGATGCCGACCTGGA gtTGATGAATCAGGAGGGTGGTGTGGACAGGACCGATGATGGCTGGATGAAGGAGAGAGTATTACCAATGGAGCGAGAGTACCAGCGTGTGTCAATATCAGGGGAGGAGAAGTGTGGG GTGCCCTTCACAGACCTGGTGGATGCAGCTAAGTGTGTGGTGAAGGCCCTGTTCATCAGGGAGAAGTACATCGCTCTGTCCATGCAGAACTTCTGTAAGACCACTGCCCGTGAGCTGGGGGAGCTGGGAGAGAAACCCTTGGACCTACGCATCTATGAGGAGATCCCTGAGACCCCCGTTGATGCag ATGCTCCAGTCCACCCCCCTGTCTCAGAGACTCACCCCTATGAAAACCAGGTCACCAAGAACATGCCTGCAGACACAGAGTACAGCTGTAAGATGGTGGATGGGGTCATGCATGTCTACACCAAGAAGAGCCCCATGGAGaa GAGTACAGAGTTGGACCTGCCCTACCCAGACCTGAAGGAGTACATCGCTGACATGAATGTCATGATGGCTCTCATCATCAACGGACCAGT GAAGTCGTTCTGCTACCGCCGGCTGCAGTACCTCAGTTCTAAGTTCCAGATGCACATTCTGCTGAACGAGATGAAGGAGTTGGCAGCCCAGAAGCAGGTTCCTCACCGCGACTTTTACAACATTCGCAAG gtgGACACCCACATCCACGCTTCATCCTGTATGAACCAGAAGCACCTTCTGCGCTTTATCAAGCGGGCCATGAAGAAGTACCCTGGAGAGATAGTCCACATGGAGCACGGGCGGGGACAGACCCTCATGGAGGTATTTGAGAACATGAACCTGACCGCCTTCGACCTGAGTGTGGACACACTGGACATGCACgcg GACCGCAACACGTTCCATCGCTTCGACAAGTTCAACGCCAAATACAACCCCATCGGAGAATCCATCCTGAGAGAGATCTTCATCAAGACAGACAACCACATCGAGGGCAAATACTTTGGCCACATGATCAAG GAGGTGATGGCTGACCTAGAGGAGAGTAAGTACCAGAACGTGGAGCTGCGTCTGTCCATCTACGGCCGCTCCCGGGACGAGTGGGACAAGCTGGCCCAGTGGGCCGTCAAACACCAAGTCTACTCTGACAACGTGCGCTGGCTCATCCAAGTGCCCCGCCTCTT TGATGTGTACCGAACCAAGAAGCAGCTGGCTAACTTCCAGGAGATGATGGAGAACATCTTTATGCCTCTGTTTGAGGTCACCATCAACCCCCGCAGCCACCCTGAGCTGCACCTCTTCCTGCAGCAC GTGGTGGGCTTTGACAGCGTGGATGACGAGTCCAAGCCGGAGCACCACATCTTCAACATGGACAGCCCCCTGCCAGCCGACTggacagaggaggacaaccctCCCTACtcctactacctctactacaccTACGCCAACATGACCGTGCTCAACCATCTGCGCAG GAGGCATGGTTTCCACACGTTGGTGCTGCGCCCTCATTGCGGGGAGGCGGGGCCTGTCCACCACCTGGTGTCTGGTTTCATTCTGTCAGAGAACATCTCCCATGGGCTGCTGCTCAGGAAG GCCCCAGTGCTGCAGTACCTCTACTACCTGGCTCAGATTGGCATCGCCATGTCCCCCCTGAGCAACAACAGCCTGTTCCTCAGCTACCACCGCAACCCCCTGCCTGAATATCTGGCCAGAGGCCTCATGATCTCTCTGTCCACTGACGACCCCCTACAGTTCCACTTCACCAAG GAGCCCCTGATGGAGGAGTACAGCATCGCCACACAGGTGTGGAAGCTGAGCTCCTGTGACATGTGTGAGCTGGCCAGGAACAGTGTCCTCATGAGTGGCTTCTCCCACAAG GCAAAGAGCTACTGGCTGGGGCCCAAATACAGCAAGGAGGGCCCTGAGAGCAACGACATCCGTCGCACCAACGTCCCGGACATCCGCGTGGCATACCGCAGTGAGACCCTGCTGGAGGAGCTCAACCTCATCACCCACGCTGTGCACACCAAGGAGCTGGACAACATCGACGAGGAAGACACCCTCTCCATGGCCCCCGTTGGGGCAGAAGGACACTAA